In a genomic window of Wyeomyia smithii strain HCP4-BCI-WySm-NY-G18 chromosome 1, ASM2978416v1, whole genome shotgun sequence:
- the LOC129716657 gene encoding zinc finger protein 70-like, with protein MCSNAYQTSSSLEKHKIIKHTTLEKKFKCEICSKDFHLDEQLVQHLGTHSTNRSHECMICGRGFRLSSLLAKHMHSHSNERLFTCDICGKTFKSPSCLCTHKKTHTFVDERPYQCDICGSSYTSRSGMQLHRKMHSFVERKAYKCDLCNAGFTQKGTLANHKKKHAQSTPDGSELSPMGRSLVV; from the coding sequence ATGTGTAGCAACGCTTATCAAACCAGCAGCAGTCTCGAGaaacataaaatcataaaacacaCAACATTGGAAAAGAAGTTCAAATGTGAAATATGTAGCAAAGATTTCCATTTAGATGAGCAATTAGTGCAACACCTGGGTACGCACAGCACGAACCGATCTCACGAGTGTATGATTTGCGGCAGAGGGTTCCGACTTAGTTCGCTGCTCGCAAAGCACATGCACAGTCACAGCAATGAGCGGCTATTCACGTGCGACATCTGTGGTAAAACCTTCAAGTCGCCCAGTTGCTTATGTACGCACAAAAAAACCCACACATTCGTAGATGAGCGTCCCTACCAGTGTGACATCTGTGGCTCCTCGTACACGTCGCGTAGCGGTATGCAGTTGCACCGGAAGATGCACTCCTTTGTCGAGCGCAAAGCGTACAAATGTGATCTGTGCAATGCCGGATTCACCCAGAAGGGTACCCTCGCTAATCATAAGAAAAAACACGCCCAAAGCACGCCGGATGGTAGTGAATTAAGTCCAATGGGA